Proteins from a single region of Penaeus monodon isolate SGIC_2016 chromosome 12, NSTDA_Pmon_1, whole genome shotgun sequence:
- the LOC119579191 gene encoding beta-1,4-glucuronyltransferase 1-like, which translates to MAGGGDMRRACPHHRKSLFCRLWRRGVLGMMASARVLVVRGSLFLNAVLVLYLCLSWLSTTPTTRLVPSSSAFRGVSSAPPLPALPMPGTAEGADEGGAPLPLPVGAGGNLAAPPPAPHGSAPLHLPPLSPELLAEGAAAPAELRDMALGGRRTLGQRVADEPHADGGAGGAAPGASSPSAAAAGGEQEEPPREVQESAGVTEQLVAEPIVTEPPDPPLDSQERKMYADLRECSTRSLRPFYQQRGDYWVLENYIPAALAFRCDESITYTTHGDFTFLDNLEPLTSRWQGPVSVAVYAPGTDFNDTVNTILYLRDCWAEGIKKYVTFHLFFHVAHTPKKVPTTEELLRRKTDCAQEPPRWANVTTYRQKKKLLYPVNVARNTARQAVQTYFVLPSDVELYPSVNFIPEFFKMLKKPDVSNSTNPRVYVFSIFEVRDNATAPETKGDLQRMLKKGDAIPFHKNVCAKCHNVPMSKEWIAAPLHPGMSVFHVGKRQPPYHKWEPIYVGTNKEPLYDERLSWEGKSDKMTQMYILCVRDYEFHIMDNAFLVHRPGIKKLHKDPSRDRVVAKQNTAIRTKILPEYKTMFGYRKSCVI; encoded by the exons GCGTGCTGGGCATGATGGCGTCGGCGCGGGTGCTGGTGGTGCGCGGGTCGCTGTTCCTCAACGCCGTTCTGGTGCTGTACCTGTGCCTGTCGTGGCTCTCCACCACGCCCACCACGCGCCTCgtgccctcctcctccgccttcagGGGCGTGAGCTCGGCGCCGCCTCTGCCCGCCCTGCCCATGCCCGGCACGGCGGAGGGCGCGGATGAGGGCGGGGCGCCGCTGCCGCTCCCCGTCGGGGCGGGGGGAAACCTGGCGGCGCCCCCGCCCGCGCCGCATGGCTCGGCGCCCCTCCACCTGCCGCCCTTGTCGCCCGAGCTGCTGGCCGAGggcgccgccgcccccgccgagCTCCGCGACATGGCCCTGGGCGGGCGGAGGACCCTGGGCCAGCGCGTGGCCGACGAGCCGCACGCCGACGGCGGCGCAGGCGGCGCGGCCCCGGGGGCGTCGTCGCCGTCCGCCGCGGCCGCGGGAGGCGAGCAGGAGGAGCCGCCCCGGGAGGTGCAGGAGAGCGCGGGCGTGACGGAGCAGCTGGTGGCGGAGCCGATCGTGACGGAGCCACCCGACCCGCCGCTGGACTCGCAGGAGCGCAAGATGTACGCGGACCTGCGCGAGTGCTCGACGCGCTCGCTGCGCCCCTTCTACCAGCAGCGCGGCGACTACTGGGTGCTCGAGAACTACATCCCCGCCGCCCTGGCCTTCCGCTGCGACGAGTCCATCACCTACACCACCCACGGCGACTTCACCTTCCTCGACAACCTGGAGCCGCTCACCTCCAGGTGGCAG ggcccGGTGAGCGTGGCGGTGTACGCGCCGGGGACGGACTTCAACGACACCGTCAACACCATCCTGTATCTGCGCGACTGCTGGGCGGAAGGCATCAAGAAATACGTCACCTTCCACCTGTTCTTCCACGTGGCGCACACGCCCAAGAAG gTGCCGACGACGGAGGAGCTGCTTCGGCGCAAGACGGACTGCGCGCAGGAGCCGCCGCGCTGGGCCAACGTGACCACGTACCGCCAGAAGAAGAAGCTGCTGTACCCCGTCAACGTGGCCAGGAACACGGCGCGGCAGGCGGTGCAGACGTACTTCGTGCTGCCCTCGGACGTCGAGCTCTACCCGTCCGTCAATTTCATTCCAG aATTCTTCAAGATGCTGAAGAAGCCCGACGTCTCGAACAGCACCAACCCGCGCGTGTACGTGTTCTCCATCTTCGAGGTGCGGGACAACGCGACGGCGCCGGAGACCAAGGGGGACCTCCAGCGCATGCTCAAGAAGGGCGACGCGATCCCCTTCCATAAGAACGTGTGCGCCAAGTGCCATAACGTGCCCATGTCGaag GAGTGGATCGCCGCGCCGCTGCACCCGGGGATGTCCGTGTTCCACGTGGGCAAGCGGCAGCCGCCGTACCACAAGTGGGAGCCCATCTACGTCGGCACCAACAAGGAGCCTCTTTACGACGAGCGCCTCTCGTGGGAGGGGAAGAGCGATAAGATGACGCAG ATGTACATCCTGTGCGTCCGCGACTACGAGTTCCACATCATGGACAACGCCTTCCTCGTCCACCGGCCAGGAATCAAGAAGCTGCACAAGGACCCTTCGCGAGACCGGGTCGTGGCCAAGCAGAACACGGCCATCCGCACCAAGATCCTGCCAGAGTATAAGACCATGTTTGGGTATCGGAAGAGCTGCGTTATTTAA